In the genome of Nitrospira japonica, one region contains:
- the asnB gene encoding asparagine synthase (glutamine-hydrolyzing), whose protein sequence is MCGIGGWIGHRENAEVVARSMVRALRHRGPDGDGLLSLPDATLVHTRLSIIDLSPAGKQPMSNAGGTIWSVFNGEIYNHRELRRRLEGKGYRFTGHSDSEIIPYLYEEMGTEFVNVLRGMFAIALYDTRSHSLVLTRDRFGIKPLFYAPEEERLSFASEINALRNLPGMDLRIDRQAVYDYAALFYIPAPETFYRGIRALDAGELLEARMEHQKVTWRIKRHHRWTVAPDPTMQTDEVAGRVEGLLRSSVERQLDSDVPLGCLLSGGIDSSLVSTAAQQAIGGGLQTFNVRFSDDAYDETWAAKSVANHIGSDHTVLDMDGEKGTWTRITNLLSHAGQPFADTSIFALNAVCRLMRQHVTVALSGDGGDEGFGGYNLYWQLARIARLQLIPSPMWWAGAAVLTPFSRLCLIPPHIPSRLREFSGVDDIAIIQDLYSWIRGKELQRLSWDEGKVDSIRRLFEPRWDYVFRKTPSRIERLSALATEVNVRLVLCNDFLFKVDNASMKESLEVRVPMLDEDLFALGLCLPYHLKVHGKTCKIILREVAKRWLPPAVARKSKCGFGVPVDRWVDADFKTRLKEALLGRASRISEFFRPEVYRPIIEGFCDGKQSHDTSRQGLYQRIIMLLSLQLAISRKPDQFPAMSVPCLNLN, encoded by the coding sequence ATGTGCGGCATCGGGGGATGGATTGGGCATCGGGAAAATGCAGAAGTAGTGGCTCGGAGCATGGTGCGAGCCTTGCGCCATAGGGGCCCGGATGGTGACGGTCTGTTATCGCTGCCGGATGCCACACTGGTGCACACACGACTGAGCATCATTGATTTGTCTCCTGCAGGCAAGCAGCCGATGAGCAACGCGGGTGGAACCATCTGGTCGGTGTTCAATGGAGAGATCTATAACCATCGTGAACTGCGCCGGCGGTTGGAGGGGAAAGGGTATCGCTTCACAGGGCATTCCGACTCGGAAATCATCCCATATTTGTATGAGGAGATGGGAACGGAGTTTGTCAATGTCCTTCGTGGAATGTTTGCGATCGCACTCTATGATACTCGATCCCATAGTCTGGTACTCACCCGGGATCGCTTCGGCATCAAACCCCTCTTTTACGCACCCGAAGAAGAGCGGCTCTCCTTTGCAAGCGAAATCAATGCACTGCGAAACCTGCCTGGTATGGATCTTCGGATCGATAGGCAGGCGGTCTACGACTATGCGGCACTGTTCTATATTCCGGCGCCGGAGACATTCTACCGAGGCATCCGGGCGCTCGACGCAGGTGAACTCCTCGAGGCACGGATGGAACATCAGAAAGTCACATGGAGGATTAAGCGCCATCATCGTTGGACAGTCGCGCCCGATCCGACGATGCAAACAGACGAAGTAGCCGGGAGGGTAGAAGGTCTGCTGCGTTCGTCGGTCGAGCGGCAGTTGGATAGCGACGTTCCGCTCGGCTGCCTCTTAAGCGGGGGCATCGATTCTTCCCTTGTCAGCACCGCGGCACAGCAAGCCATCGGCGGAGGGCTACAAACCTTCAACGTGCGTTTTTCTGACGACGCCTATGACGAAACCTGGGCAGCGAAATCGGTCGCGAACCATATCGGAAGTGATCACACCGTCCTCGACATGGATGGAGAAAAAGGAACTTGGACCCGTATTACGAATCTGCTGTCGCATGCGGGCCAGCCATTTGCCGATACGTCGATCTTCGCCCTGAACGCCGTGTGCCGGCTTATGCGACAACATGTAACCGTAGCGCTTTCGGGAGATGGAGGCGACGAGGGATTCGGCGGCTACAATCTCTACTGGCAACTCGCTAGGATTGCCCGACTCCAGCTCATCCCTTCGCCGATGTGGTGGGCCGGGGCCGCTGTATTGACTCCATTTTCCCGGCTCTGCTTAATCCCCCCACACATCCCGAGCCGACTGCGTGAATTTTCTGGCGTTGACGATATCGCCATCATCCAGGATCTTTATTCATGGATTCGCGGTAAGGAGCTGCAGCGTTTGTCTTGGGACGAGGGTAAAGTCGATTCGATCAGACGCTTGTTTGAACCGCGATGGGATTATGTCTTTCGCAAGACACCGTCAAGAATTGAACGATTGTCTGCGCTTGCGACCGAGGTCAATGTCCGCTTGGTGCTTTGTAACGACTTTCTGTTCAAGGTTGACAACGCGAGCATGAAGGAAAGTCTTGAGGTCAGGGTGCCGATGCTGGACGAAGATCTCTTTGCGCTCGGCCTCTGCCTTCCCTACCACCTCAAAGTGCATGGCAAAACTTGCAAGATCATCTTGCGTGAAGTTGCCAAGCGATGGCTACCTCCTGCCGTTGCTCGAAAGTCCAAGTGTGGATTCGGAGTACCGGTCGACAGGTGGGTCGATGCCGATTTTAAAACACGGCTAAAGGAGGCACTCCTCGGTCGAGCCAGCCGGATTTCCGAGTTCTTCAGGCCTGAGGTCTATCGCCCCATCATCGAGGGTTTCTGTGATGGGAAACAGTCTCACGACACTTCGCGACAAGGACTGTACCAACGAATCATCATGCTACTTTCCTTGCAACTGGCAATAAGCCGAAAGCCCGATCAATTTCCGGCGATGTCCGTGCCTTGCCTCAATTTGAACTAG
- a CDS encoding glycosyltransferase yields the protein MMMEFGDPQLRPHSCRLLYLVGQLGRGGLERQLCYLLRILDRKRYRPAVMLWNPSPNDIYLSDLAALEVPIHPVPTGAGASAKLSYCRSLVRRLSPEVIHSYSFYTNFAAYYAAVGTQAICLGSIRSNFLFEQNKAGPWLGRLSSLFPRHHISNNLQAAETIWRSTGIFRPGTLSVVRNGVDLDLFSKVPPPLGGVPLILSVGSLLPIKRWDRLLTMVRELKRRKLRFMVQVAGEGPLRKMLEGQAQELHVADCLEFLGAVRDIPTLLAKANFLVHTSDAEGCPNVVMEAMAAGRAVVATDAGDVRHLIENGASGFVVSPGDDAALADRAAALLTDQLLCQSMGENARARAERDFSVHGLVSRTLDAYKAAGWKDE from the coding sequence ATGATGATGGAATTTGGCGATCCTCAATTACGGCCTCACTCATGCCGACTTCTCTATCTTGTCGGACAATTGGGACGCGGAGGTCTCGAGCGTCAACTGTGCTACCTCCTCCGGATTCTCGATCGGAAGCGGTATCGGCCGGCAGTGATGCTCTGGAACCCAAGTCCAAACGACATCTATCTTTCAGACCTTGCCGCGCTGGAGGTTCCCATCCATCCGGTTCCGACGGGAGCAGGCGCATCTGCCAAACTGTCCTATTGTCGATCGCTCGTGAGACGACTGAGTCCGGAAGTGATTCATTCTTATTCCTTTTATACGAACTTTGCGGCGTATTACGCCGCCGTAGGTACACAGGCTATCTGTCTTGGATCTATCCGGAGCAATTTTCTCTTCGAACAAAATAAGGCTGGTCCGTGGCTCGGTAGGTTGAGTTCGCTGTTTCCTCGTCATCACATCTCCAACAATCTGCAAGCTGCAGAAACCATCTGGCGCTCGACTGGCATATTTCGTCCCGGGACACTGTCGGTTGTTCGCAATGGCGTCGATCTGGACCTCTTTAGCAAGGTGCCGCCACCGTTAGGCGGAGTGCCGCTTATTCTGAGTGTGGGGTCTCTTCTGCCCATCAAGCGATGGGATCGGTTGTTGACGATGGTACGGGAACTGAAACGAAGGAAGCTTCGATTCATGGTTCAAGTCGCAGGGGAGGGACCCTTACGCAAGATGCTAGAAGGGCAGGCGCAAGAACTCCACGTGGCCGATTGCCTGGAGTTTCTTGGAGCGGTGCGTGACATTCCGACGCTCTTGGCAAAGGCGAACTTTCTGGTCCATACCTCTGACGCAGAAGGATGTCCGAATGTCGTAATGGAGGCTATGGCTGCAGGAAGAGCAGTGGTGGCGACCGATGCGGGAGATGTTAGGCATTTGATCGAGAACGGCGCGTCGGGCTTCGTCGTGTCGCCTGGGGACGATGCCGCTCTGGCCGACCGCGCGGCCGCACTACTCACGGACCAACTGCTCTGTCAGTCGATGGGTGAAAATGCTCGTGCAAGGGCGGAACGGGATTTCAGCGTTCATGGACTCGTCTCGCGTACGCTGGATGCCTATAAAGCGGCCGGTTGGAAGGACGAATGA
- a CDS encoding lipid II:glycine glycyltransferase FemX: MPDTVVVRLCASEKDFAAWDRYVFDLPGAHFFQTYGWLHSYQSMGFTPHVLVCEINGVIRAGVGFLVTKLPWLPWRIFIIPHGPLPSIPSLQSWSLLMARLDEICVESRAIYAQVYPHELTENSVLLSRLHEIGFTDPPMFGSHRFSSTPVTVDLAGKSEAEVLMTFRPRTRQYIRKSLSSEFELRTTADEATFHKVYELVAQQAMQKGYSARPYASMRSTWEWFAPKGGVSLMQAWWKDTLVGAIYILYTGQTAYYLAGAFRREFSERRPAEFLHWHAILEAMKRRVATYDLVNTVSSGVEQFKRGFRPMEQSWHAPRTKVYRPFLARATRAAEKVLKPIIRTLVRYQADRS; the protein is encoded by the coding sequence ATGCCAGATACAGTCGTTGTTCGCCTGTGCGCAAGCGAAAAAGACTTCGCGGCTTGGGATAGATACGTCTTTGACCTGCCTGGGGCTCATTTCTTTCAAACATACGGTTGGCTGCATTCTTATCAAAGCATGGGATTTACTCCTCACGTTTTGGTGTGTGAGATTAACGGGGTGATTCGTGCTGGAGTCGGATTCTTGGTCACCAAACTACCCTGGTTGCCATGGCGGATCTTTATCATCCCCCATGGACCGTTGCCGTCGATTCCGTCATTACAGAGCTGGTCACTCTTAATGGCTAGGCTCGACGAGATTTGCGTTGAAAGCCGAGCAATTTATGCCCAGGTCTATCCACACGAATTGACCGAGAATTCCGTCCTACTCTCACGCCTTCATGAAATCGGGTTTACAGACCCACCGATGTTCGGCAGCCACCGTTTTAGCAGTACTCCCGTCACAGTTGATCTTGCTGGAAAGAGTGAAGCGGAAGTACTGATGACGTTCCGCCCTCGGACAAGACAATACATTCGCAAATCACTTTCCAGTGAATTTGAACTAAGAACCACCGCAGATGAGGCAACGTTTCACAAAGTCTACGAATTGGTTGCGCAGCAGGCAATGCAAAAGGGGTACAGTGCTCGTCCCTACGCAAGCATGCGGTCAACCTGGGAATGGTTTGCACCCAAAGGAGGGGTTAGTCTCATGCAAGCATGGTGGAAGGACACTCTGGTAGGCGCAATTTATATCCTGTATACAGGCCAAACTGCTTATTATTTGGCAGGGGCTTTCCGCAGAGAATTCAGTGAGCGTCGTCCAGCTGAATTTCTGCATTGGCACGCAATTCTCGAAGCAATGAAACGACGTGTCGCCACATACGACCTTGTTAACACTGTCTCGTCGGGCGTTGAACAATTCAAGCGTGGGTTTCGCCCAATGGAGCAGAGTTGGCATGCACCGCGGACTAAAGTCTATCGTCCATTCTTGGCTCGAGCGACACGCGCAGCGGAGAAGGTCCTCAAACCGATCATTCGAACTCTAGTGAGATACCAAGCCGACCGATCATAG
- a CDS encoding glycosyltransferase family 4 protein, with product MNILVLHSELGVLRGGGENFTRNLFSAFSTRGHRVTAAFVANPSGQYPFSLPPGVTPIPLAGWWSRQFGQAQLLSIGSWIPSTSLLKHQWDRMRGGICWRIHRWHESRFQRRAEHVFANRWAEFDAIYVHGSSKLARLASRFRPTVLRLPGPVSQELAPVLRQVHAVCANGDALVQIRTFLGDHAIEIPLGVDSRTFFPNSRSVRQSLGWAEECSVIGYVGRLIHIKGVDLLATAFREVARVSPHARLLIVGSGEEESAIRAILRCELARGLVHLEPDVPHGRLADWYRAMDLLVMPSRYENFSNAIVEALACGIPFLGSDVGGNKLLAEAGCGHLFEQQSHDSLTSCLRKLMADRATLKLNGAFGVEYVRTHYSWAASAERLEHVLTSRLGVKE from the coding sequence ATGAACATTCTCGTTCTCCATTCTGAGTTGGGGGTGCTCCGAGGCGGTGGAGAAAACTTTACGCGCAACCTTTTCTCCGCGTTCAGCACCAGAGGACATCGAGTCACGGCCGCCTTTGTTGCCAATCCCAGCGGGCAGTACCCCTTCAGTCTGCCGCCTGGCGTCACACCGATTCCACTGGCAGGGTGGTGGTCCCGACAATTTGGCCAAGCGCAACTACTGTCGATCGGATCATGGATTCCATCGACAAGTCTGCTCAAACACCAGTGGGACCGGATGCGCGGAGGGATCTGTTGGCGCATACATCGGTGGCACGAAAGCCGATTTCAGCGACGTGCCGAACACGTCTTCGCAAACCGCTGGGCTGAGTTTGACGCTATCTATGTGCATGGTAGCTCGAAACTCGCCCGCCTGGCTTCGCGATTTCGACCAACAGTGCTCCGATTACCGGGACCTGTATCCCAGGAACTCGCCCCCGTCTTGCGGCAAGTGCACGCGGTGTGCGCCAACGGGGATGCCTTGGTGCAAATCCGAACGTTTCTCGGCGACCACGCAATCGAAATCCCGCTGGGAGTGGATAGCCGAACATTTTTCCCGAATTCCCGTTCGGTTCGTCAGAGCCTTGGATGGGCAGAGGAGTGCTCCGTTATCGGCTATGTCGGTAGGCTGATACACATCAAAGGGGTCGACCTGCTGGCAACGGCGTTCCGCGAGGTTGCCCGCGTTTCCCCACATGCTCGACTCTTAATTGTGGGGAGCGGAGAAGAGGAGAGCGCAATCAGAGCCATCCTCAGATGCGAATTGGCTCGAGGGCTCGTACACCTTGAACCTGACGTCCCGCATGGTCGACTCGCAGACTGGTATCGCGCCATGGACCTCCTCGTGATGCCAAGCCGGTATGAAAATTTCTCCAATGCCATCGTCGAGGCGTTGGCATGCGGGATCCCATTTCTTGGGTCGGACGTTGGAGGAAACAAGTTGCTGGCGGAAGCGGGGTGCGGCCATTTGTTCGAACAGCAGTCACATGATTCTCTGACATCCTGTTTGCGGAAGCTGATGGCAGATCGAGCAACCTTGAAGTTGAACGGTGCTTTTGGCGTCGAGTACGTAAGGACACATTATAGCTGGGCCGCAAGTGCTGAACGATTGGAGCATGTCCTCACCTCGCGCTTGGGAGTGAAAGAATGA
- a CDS encoding glycosyltransferase — MPYTNQHVSKNSESTLSLSSVDEGIAVSSQVGWDEQAIPAREIHVLVVSNHWGVKKQCSPAGVFVDRQVNSLENVGVRITTFDVGTSLSLSQCFKKWLKLRRLIDSIKPDVIHGRNGTIVGFMSTLSGRPSVVTFCGGDLLLRPQIPLLRQYLGFLLSNLAAVWASEVICVSEELHQTLWWRRRAFVIPDGVDLELFKPGPQHLARKELGWDLDRPIALFSIGGDREKLKGLELVEAAMANVRRQVPTAELKIISNVEPSRMPLYYRASDVLLFASLVEGSPNMVKEALACNLPIVSTPVGDVAERLADVRPSRVVPREPRVFGDAVVEILQTRERSNGRELVASLGLSHIAEQVRNVYLSLLGGESIPELSRLHSRL, encoded by the coding sequence ATGCCGTACACTAATCAACACGTGTCCAAGAACAGTGAAAGTACGCTGAGCCTATCATCTGTGGACGAAGGGATCGCCGTATCATCGCAGGTTGGCTGGGACGAACAGGCCATACCCGCACGTGAGATACATGTACTAGTTGTATCCAATCACTGGGGTGTGAAAAAACAATGCTCTCCAGCAGGTGTGTTTGTCGATCGCCAGGTAAACTCTCTGGAAAATGTGGGAGTAAGGATAACAACGTTTGACGTTGGAACCAGTCTTTCGTTGAGTCAGTGCTTCAAGAAATGGTTGAAGCTAAGACGGCTGATTGACAGCATTAAGCCAGATGTCATTCATGGCAGAAATGGAACTATCGTGGGCTTTATGTCGACATTGTCGGGGAGGCCGTCCGTAGTAACTTTTTGCGGAGGAGATCTGCTACTCCGACCACAAATTCCCTTGTTGCGTCAGTATCTCGGATTCCTGCTGTCCAATTTGGCCGCTGTGTGGGCTTCTGAAGTAATCTGCGTAAGTGAAGAGTTGCACCAAACTTTATGGTGGCGGCGTCGAGCATTCGTCATACCGGATGGAGTTGACCTCGAACTATTCAAGCCCGGACCACAACATCTAGCTCGCAAAGAGTTAGGATGGGACCTAGATCGACCTATTGCTCTCTTTAGCATAGGGGGAGACCGGGAGAAACTGAAAGGGCTTGAACTCGTCGAAGCCGCGATGGCGAATGTACGACGTCAAGTTCCCACTGCCGAGTTAAAGATCATCTCGAATGTCGAACCATCTCGGATGCCACTGTACTATCGAGCGTCCGACGTTCTTCTATTCGCCAGTCTCGTAGAGGGGTCCCCCAATATGGTTAAGGAGGCCCTAGCATGCAACCTGCCTATCGTCTCTACTCCTGTAGGTGACGTAGCTGAGAGATTGGCCGATGTAAGACCTTCTCGGGTAGTACCAAGAGAGCCTCGAGTCTTTGGTGATGCCGTAGTTGAGATCCTACAAACCAGAGAAAGAAGCAATGGTCGGGAGCTCGTTGCAAGCTTAGGTCTCTCCCACATAGCGGAGCAGGTTCGCAATGTCTATCTGTCTCTTCTGGGCGGCGAATCAATCCCAGAGCTATCCCGATTGCACAGCCGCTTGTAA
- a CDS encoding O-antigen ligase family protein: MTHSSTPFDEEGASAWNQPTPVPSILTEVGYYTYLFYTLLGAAFGLFVSNLGTGFLLLLLILCVFQLRFRFLTVIHLAAFPLSCAATYVLIQLVVHDEPLLGTVRSFILWGITLLVVQSLALKTNFLRRFAWAAFFIGIAFIPFIQIFALAGGYQRLGLDRAVGYANPNSMAEWYGFCAVYFSVLAFLTKRNLARLFSWLAASVCLYMVTLAVSRATLVAVVVAILIAGRHLLKHGLLPILMLACLTGIVVELGLFGEAVRSYGARGTEETGRLAVWPLVLESFVGSPLVGVGESHTGAMVDTGRYLTPHNCLLFLAQASGIIPLVLFSCYLLQAARVTFLEDLGSTPEGPFSQPLVIYTLLFVQSGDFDFMMPVATVALATPLAASLGQTDRAVLQAPRGRSLELQGAG, translated from the coding sequence ATGACTCACTCTTCTACTCCATTCGATGAGGAAGGCGCTTCTGCTTGGAATCAGCCCACTCCGGTGCCTTCGATCCTTACTGAAGTGGGTTATTACACGTATCTCTTCTATACGCTTTTGGGCGCGGCATTCGGCCTGTTCGTCAGCAACCTCGGGACGGGCTTCTTGCTTCTTCTTCTGATCTTGTGTGTCTTTCAACTACGCTTCCGATTTCTAACCGTGATCCACCTTGCAGCTTTTCCGCTGAGCTGCGCGGCCACATATGTATTAATTCAACTAGTAGTCCATGACGAGCCATTGCTCGGCACGGTTCGTTCGTTCATCTTGTGGGGGATCACACTTCTAGTTGTTCAATCTCTTGCGCTAAAGACCAATTTTCTCCGGAGATTTGCCTGGGCCGCGTTCTTTATTGGGATAGCTTTTATCCCCTTCATCCAAATTTTCGCCCTAGCTGGAGGCTATCAGCGGCTAGGGTTGGATAGGGCCGTGGGTTATGCCAATCCCAACTCAATGGCAGAATGGTATGGATTCTGCGCCGTGTATTTTTCGGTGCTCGCATTTCTCACGAAGCGGAACCTTGCTCGCCTCTTTTCCTGGCTTGCGGCTTCTGTTTGTCTGTATATGGTCACGCTAGCTGTGAGTCGGGCTACTCTGGTCGCGGTGGTCGTGGCGATCCTCATCGCAGGCCGTCATCTGTTGAAACACGGTTTACTCCCGATCCTTATGCTGGCGTGCCTGACCGGGATCGTAGTCGAGCTTGGCCTCTTTGGGGAAGCTGTCCGCTCGTATGGGGCAAGGGGTACGGAGGAAACAGGTCGTTTAGCGGTATGGCCATTGGTGCTAGAGAGTTTTGTTGGTTCCCCGTTGGTAGGGGTCGGGGAATCTCATACAGGTGCAATGGTGGACACGGGCCGCTATCTTACACCCCACAATTGTCTTCTCTTCCTTGCTCAAGCTTCAGGAATCATTCCTCTAGTGTTGTTCTCTTGCTATTTGTTGCAGGCAGCTCGTGTGACCTTCCTTGAAGATCTAGGATCCACACCAGAAGGTCCATTTTCCCAGCCACTTGTCATCTACACGTTGCTGTTTGTTCAGAGCGGAGATTTCGATTTTATGATGCCGGTCGCCACCGTGGCATTGGCCACACCACTCGCAGCGAGCTTGGGCCAGACAGATCGTGCGGTGTTGCAGGCTCCACGCGGGCGGTCCCTTGAGCTTCAAGGGGCCGGATAG